The Pleuronectes platessa chromosome 13, fPlePla1.1, whole genome shotgun sequence genome includes a window with the following:
- the rpap2 gene encoding putative RNA polymerase II subunit B1 CTD phosphatase rpap2, with the protein METQQRRKSHKTSKNGGKREKARTGEEEARRREVVTEKLRQRLDLESRALKVVERLLDDNVAEDFLVDCAKFITSANYKDAIEERVIAKLCGYPICPNKLGKIPTQRYKICTKTNKVYDITERKCYCSNFCYKASKEFELQISDTPLWLRQHESPQEIKLLMRGDGGSSGEVVILSDRRLQEEDVENLLTAEPRQPDSSQPGCAAGDHSDTSDVEQEQDFVSSVLSQRPGRRVHWGALPKRTDEDEEGKRGKMERREKQSREGDEEEIEHHQSQEVEKGKIKEDEQEKESHALKTENKTEAGKLHVRNTEEKDSPKEPSVEEVTAKIDLCSLSETVPHTVSLCVDSTPAQAEPVTLLISPPLTDSQPPAGNKPLSSSTLTTAHQSSQSTTMLSQRGLGITQVGMSKKGAAGLRDLLKNHTAAPKPDPTRLNILECLRRTLKEWSTEETLKFLYGADHSQGSAFADLKSRKDDGEEELDEDDLEDETPVEDCEVADAAAAALYYKKLREETEQMELRVKEFYKGMWPEKIEMPNHNKVTDQDQDTPDRALPLVDSQSQHLIQKHITVEKLTNCLRNILGPLHLTMSDVSADLNNLVKTFRFSNTNIIHKTPEWTLIALVLLHLLSEVSLVVREALEMTESAAYLNTMMEELNLQQQDLLNLVRLFKTPAH; encoded by the exons atggagacgcagcagaggaggaaatcTCACAAAACCTCCAAAAATG GTGGAAAACGCGAGAAAGCGAGGACTGGTGAAGAAGAAGCAAGACG GAGGGAGGTGGTGACGGAGAAGCTGAGGCAGAGGCTGGACCTGGAGAGTCGAGCCCTGAAGGTGGTGGAGCGTCTCCTGGACGATAATGTGGCTGAAGACTTCCTGGTTGACTGT gCCAAATTCATCACTTCAGCTAATTACAAAGACGCTATAGAGGAGAGAGTGATTGCTAAACTCTGTGGTTATCCCATATGTCCAAATAAACTGGGCAAG ATCCCAACTCAACGTTATAAAATTTGTACTAAGACCAATAAAGTGTATGACATTACCGAGCGCAAG TGTTATTGCAGTAACTTCTGTTACAAAGCCTCCAAGGAGTTTGAACTACAAATATCAGACACTCCTCTTTGGCTCAGGCAGCATGAGAG CCCTCAAGAAATTAAACTGCTGATGAGAGGAGATGG TGGGAGCTCTGGTGAGGTGGTGATTCTGTCAGACAGGCGTCTCCAAGAAGAGGACGTTGAGAATCTGCTGACCGCTGAGCCCAGGCAGCCTGACAGCTCCCAACCAGGTTGTGCTGCTGGTGACCACAGCGACACCAGTGACGTGGAACAAGAACAGGACTTTGTCTCCAGCGTTTTGTCGCAGCGGCCCGGCCGCAGGGTGCACTGGGGTGCCCTGCCTAAACGcacagatgaagatgaggaaggaAAACGAgggaagatggagaggagagagaaacagagcagagagggggatgaggaggagatcgAGCATCATCAAAGTCAGGAAGTAGAGAAGGGAAAAATTAAAGAAGATGAGCAAGAGAAAGAGTCTCATGCACTGAAAACGGAGAATAAAACTGAAGCAGGAAAGCTGCATGTAAGAAATACTGAGGAAAAAGACTCGCCCAAGGAACCCAGTGTGGAAGAGGTTACAGCTAAGATTGATCTGTGCAGTTTATCTGAGACAGTCCCTCACActgtttccctgtgtgttgACTCAACACCTGCACAGGCAGAACCTGTAACACTGCTCATCTCTCCTCCACTAACTGACTCTCAACCCCCGGCAGGAAACAAACCCCTCTCCTCTTCAACACTAACCACCGCTCATCAGAGCAGCCAGAGCACAACAATGCTCTCCCAGCGAGGACTCGGCATCACCCAGGTGGGCATGAGTAAGAAAGGGGCAGCGGGGTTACGAGATCTACTCAAGAACCACACGGCTGCACCCAAACCCGACCCCACCCGGCTGAATATCCTCGAGTGTTTGAGAAGAACCTTGAAGGAATGGAGCACGGAGGAGACCTTGAAATTCCTGTACGGTGCTGACCATTCACAAGGCTCTGCTTTCGCTGATCTAAAAAGTCGGAAGgatgacggagaggaggagctggatgaAGATGACTTGGAGGATGAGACCCCTGTAGAGGATTGTGAAGTggctgatgcagcagcagcagctctataCTATAAGAAACTGAGGGAGGAGACCGAGCAGATGGAGCTCAGAGTAAAGGAGTTTTATAAAGGGATGTGGCCTGAGAAGATAGAGATGCCAAATCACAACAAG GTGacagaccaggaccaggacacACCAGACCGAGCTCTGCCACTTGTTGACTCTCAATCTCAGCACCTCATCCAGAAACACATCACAGTGGAGAAGCTCACCAATTG tcTCAGAAACATTTTGGGTCCGCTGCATCTCACCATGAGTGACGTCTCTGCTGACCTGAACAACCTGGTCAAGACGTTCAG GttcagcaacacaaacatcatccACAAAACTCCAGAGTGGACCCTCATTGCTTTGGTGCTTCTACATCT GTTGTCAGAGGTGTCTCTGGTGGTGAGAGAGGCCCTTGAGATGACGGAATCAGCGGCGTATTTGAACACGATGATGGAAGAGCTCAATCTCCAACAGCAGGATCTGTTGAACTTAGTTCGGCTGTTTAAAACCccagcacactga
- the LOC128454142 gene encoding zinc finger protein Gfi-1, translated as MPRSFLVKSKRAHSYHQPRYLDDVYSGLDSILAQACVETKSQAENLEPHEDVSAGADSLSPGSRLLSPGSLSSSSPLSCEGSVCDRSPDCDFWRPPSPSSSPDSEKCSTPAAEDGHHFNIPLFPYSWSAYTGSELRHLVQRPYHHHHQGHREPNSPVSIYGPEDSGTEQLYAQRGPVAGCYQDYSSTAQHIRRMRDSEELYVDVKQKPPIAEIKSENEFISASFESDGSYKCIKCYKVFSTPHGLEVHVRRSHSGTRPFECGICGKTFGHAVSLDQHRAVHSQERSFSCKICGKSFKRSSTLSTHLLIHSDTRPYPCQYCGKRFHQKSDMKKHTFIHTGEKPHKCQVCGKAFSQSSNLITHSRKHTGFKPFGCDLCGKGFQRKVDLRRHKETQHGLK; from the exons ATGCCGAGGTCTTTTCTGGTGAAGAGTAAACGGGCCCACAGCTACCACCAGCCCCGCTACCTGGACGATGTCTACAGCGGGTTGGATTCTATCCTGGCTCAAGCGTGCGTGG AAACCAAATCTCAGGCGGAGAACTTGGAGCCGCATGAGGATGTTAGCGCCGGCGCTGACAGTCTGTCCCCCGGGTCCCGGCTGCTGTCTCCGGGTTCGCTGTCCTCCAGCTCCCCGCTGAGCTGTGAAGGCAGCGTGTGTGACCGATCCCCCGACTGTGATTTCTGGCGTCccccgtctccctcctcctcaccag ATTCAGAGAAGTGCTCCACTCCAGCAGCGGAGGACGGTCACCACTTCAACATCCCCCTCTTCCCTTACTCCTGGTCGGCATACACCGGCTCCGAGCTGCGGCACCTGGTCCAGAGAccctaccaccaccaccaccagggcCACAGAGAACCGAACTCACCCGTCAGCATCTATGGACCAGAGGACAGCGGCACCGAGCAGCTTTACGCACAGCGAGGTCCTGTGGCCGGATGCTACCAGGATTATTCCTCAACGGCCCAACACATCCGCAGGATGCGGGATTCGGAGGAGCTGTATGTGGATGTAAAGCAGAAGCCCCCAATTGCGGAGATCAAGTCTGAGAACGAGTTCATCAGCGCCAGCTTCGAGTCCGATGGATCATACAAGTGCATTAAATGTTACAAG GTGTTCTCCACACCTCACGGTTTGGAGGTTCATGTCCGGCGGTCGCACAGCGGGACGCGGCCCTTTGAGTGCGGGATCTGCGGGAAAACCTTCGGACACGCGGTGAGCCTGGATCAGCACAGAGCGGTTCACTCACAG GAGAGAAGCTTCAGCTGTAAAATCTGCGGCAAAAGCTTCAAGCGCTCCTCCACACTGTCCACGCACCTGCTCATCCACTCGGACACGCGGCCTTACCCGTGCCAGTACTGCGGGAAGAGGTTCCACCAGAAGTCAGACatgaaaaaacacactttcatccacacag GAGAGAAGCCGCACAAGTGCCAGGTGTGCGGGAAGGCCTTCAGTCAGAGCTCCAACCTGATCACGCACAGCAGGAAACACACGGGCTTCAAACCGTTCGGCTGTGACTTGTGCGGGAAAGGCTTCCAGAGGAAAGTGGACCtgaggagacacaaggagacgCAGCACGGACTGAAATGA